A single window of Malus sylvestris chromosome 5, drMalSylv7.2, whole genome shotgun sequence DNA harbors:
- the LOC126622898 gene encoding proteasome subunit alpha type-7-like, translating into MTNYTKPVSGSLPSLSHFVSTTSPLAVVPLANVVLPVVILAGTVNAYGLHVFLCYKIPEVWPSRVEGSGLLLQLDLANSRGRRRKEREGGSLGGAAERSGQETVKLAIWALLEVVESGGKHIEVAVMTKDHGLKQLEEAEIDAIVVDIEAEKASAMAAKNGPPRET; encoded by the exons ATGACTAATTATACGAAGCCGGTT TCTGGCTCACTTCCCTCTCTCTCGCACTTCGTTTCCACGACATCTCCTCTCGCCGTCGTCCCTCTCGCTAACGTCGTTCTCCCCGTCGTCATTCTTGCCGGCACTGTCAACGCCTACGGCCTCCATGTCTTCCTCTGCTACAAGATCCCCGAGGTCTGGCCATCACGCGTCGAAGGCTCTGGGCTTCTTCTACAACTGGATCTTGCAAACagtcggggaagaagaagaaaggagagagagggagggagtttgGGGGGTGCGGCAGAGAGATCTGGGCAAGAAACTGTAAAGCTTGCAATCTGGGCTTTGCTTGAGGTTGTCGAGAGTGGAGGAAAACACATAGAAGTTGCTGTGATGACAAAGGATCATGGTCTGAAGCAACTTGAAGAAGCTGAAATTGATGCCATTGTTGTTGACATAGAAGCAGAGAAAGCATCTGCTATGGCCGCTAAGAATGGACCACCCAGGGAGACATGA